The sequence aaaaaaaaaaaaaaggataaagatgagggaaaaaaaaatccaccctcCAGTTTTTCCCCACTCCCCTGCTTTGTTGGTCCAGGCCTGTTTGCCTTCTCATTCCTCACCCTCTAtcttttcttccatgtctttcatCCTTACAGCAAATACTTCCCTGGACAAGAAAGCCAGATGAAACTGATCTACCAGGGCCGCCTGCTACAAGACCCAGCCCGCACACTGCGTTCTCTGAACATTACCGACAACTGTGTGATTCACTGCCACCGCTCACCCCCAGGGTCAGCTGTTCCAGGCCCCTCAGCCTCCTTGGCCCCCTCGGCCACTGAGCCACCCAGCCTTGGTGTCAATGTGGGCAGCCTCATGGTGCCTGTCTTTGTGGTGCTGTTGGGTGTGGTCTGGTACTTCCGAATCAATTACCGCCAATTCTTCACAGCACCTGCCACTGTCTCCCTGGTGGGAGTCACCGTCTTCTTCAGCTTCCTAGTATTTGGGATGTATGGACGATAAGGacataggaagaaaatgaaaggcatGGTCTTTCTCCTTTACGGCCTCCCCACTTTTCCTGGCCAGAGCTGGGCCCAAGGGCCGGGGAGGGAGGGGTGGAAAGGATGTGATGGAAATCTCCTCCATAGGACACAGGAGGCAAGTATGCGGCCTCCCCTTCTCATCCACAGGAGTACAGATGTCCCTCCCGTGCGAGCACAACTCAGGTAGAAATGAGGATGTCATCTTCCTTCACTTTTAGGGTCCTCTGAAGGAGTTCAAAGCTGCTGGCCAAGCTCAGTGGGGAGCCTGGGCTCTGAGATTCCCTCCCACCTGTGGTTCTGACTCTTCCCAGTGTCCTGCATGTCTGCCCCCAGCACCCAGGGCTGCCTGCAAGGGCAGCTCAGCATGGCCCCAGCACAACTCCGTAGGGAGCCTGGAGTATCCTTCCATTTCTCAGCCAAATACTCATCTTTTGAGACTGAAATCACACTGGCGGGAATGAAGATTGTGCCAGCCTTCTCTTATGGGCACCTAGCCGCCTTCACCTTCTTCCTCTACCCCTTAGCAGGAATAGGGTGTCCTCCCTTCTTTCAAAGCACTttgcttgcattttattttatttttttaagagtccTTCATAGAGCTCAGTCAGGAAGGGGATGGGGCACCAAGCCAAGCCCCCAGCATTGGGAGCGGCCAGGCCACAGCTGCTGCTCCCGTAGTCCTCAGGCTGTAAGCAAGAGACAGCACTGGCCCTTGGCCAGCGTCCTACCCTGCCCAACTCCAAGGACTGGGTATGGATTGCTGGGCCCTAGGCTCTTGCTTCTGGGGCTATTGGAGGGTCAGTGTCTGTGACTGAATAAAGTTCCATTTTGTGGTCCTGCAGCCTCTTTCTGTGACAGAGAATGGCTTTGCGCTGCCCCCAGGAAAATGGTAATGAGAGTAGGTAGGCCGGGGCTACCAACGGGAGATGCAGTTTATTTACACCAGCAGCCATGGGGGCAGAGGGAATACACAGCGTTTACAAAGTTAGCTACCTGTACAGAATGGattacatatgcaaaaataaaaatctcaagacCACAGGACAGCGTGagccccacccccctcccccaatGACCCCAGCATGCGGTAATGCCAGGCGGGTGGCCCCTGGGCATGCGGGGGGGAGTGATGCATGGAAGGAAAAGCCACCGGCCATGGAAATTAGTACAgaacccccccacacacactcagacacaggATACAGGGTGGACGACACCTAGCCGGGGTGGGAAGGATGGGAATTGAAACCCACACAGCCTGCTGTTagagggaggggagtggggagctCCTAGCCCCTGTTCAACTACATGGTAGGGGGGGCACTCTCTCCCCAGAAGGAAAAGGGTTTGTTCCCTCAGGGTCCCTGCTGGACCAAGCCCATCTCTTACCCAGCCTGGGCAGGGGGCTCTGCCCTGAGGGCGGGCCAAGGAACAATGGGGAAGTTTATGTGGACAAACCAGTTCCCAAGCTACTTCCCacttctccctcctccaaccAGAAGGGGGGAAAAGGGAGAGGCCACAGGGCAAAGAGTGTATTAGGGCCTGAGCTGCAGCTGCCTCTCAGAAGGGAGAGTGGCCCACAGCCTTCCTCCCTTCACCTTCAGCCCACTCCCCAGACTGCATCTGGAAGCGGCTAGAGGCCTGCTGAGATCCTCCTCTCCCTCTGGCCTCCTCTCGGAGGGAGACTACGGAGGGCCAAGAATAGAGAAGCCCAGGCCCCGGGATTTATTCTAACTCCTGCCAAAAtctgtttggctttttaaaaaataatcacaatttgTGGGTTAAAAACCAATTTGCaaccaggcatgagccacaatcaGAACCACCCCAGCGGGAGAGCGGAGTTCCAGACAGGGCATTGCAGCCCCATCTCTGTTGTTCCCTTAACCCTCTAGGGTCCCTAACCCGATCAGTCCAACCAGTCCTGGGTACTAACTACCCAAATGTGGGATGGCTCCTCTTGGGAAGAGGGTAGGGGACATGTCCAGCAAGTGCCAGAGAACTTGGCTCAGGGTCACCTCCACCCATGTCAGTCAGCTCTGCTCCCAGCCCAGGTCGCGGTCCTCCAGCTTGGCTCCTGGGAGTGGTGGTGCCCGCATGGAGGGGGGACGGTACATCTCTTTAGGATGTAGACCAGGCAGGTGGGCACACTGGCATGACAGTCCCACAGAGGGGCAGTGACACCCCTTCCCCTCCACTGACAACCTGGGGCACAGAGGCCACCCTCTCTTCCCACCCAACTCCTAGCAAAGGGGGAGAGGCACAAGATTAGGATTTTCCTCAGAGCCCCAAACCACAAGTACagaataaataacttaaaagcGCTAAGGAAGGGAAACAGGGCACGCTTTGGAGGCAGGAGCGCTGAGAGGAACTGAAGCCAGTCAAGGTGAAGGGGGTGGAAGCAGCAGTTGGGAACCTGGGCTGCCCCGGTAGGGCagtggggcagggtgggcaggAGGAACACGGGGCCAccccaggagggtgaggctgggtCCCTTCCTGGGGCAGGGAATGAggtaagaaaacatttcaaataaagcaGCACCGTTCCCTCTCACCTTGGGGCCCCACTCCTCACCAGCCCTGGGTcagggaggagaggcagggggAGGAATTCTGACACTTCTCCCTCTTCCTACCCTCCCTTTCCCATTCCTTGAAGCTGTAGAGGCTGGAGGCCCTTTCCTGGCACCCAACAAAAGGACAGCTCCTGCTGCCAAGGAGGCCCATGGGGACTGAGGGGAAAGGGCTGCCCCTGTGAGGGGCAGGGAAGGTGGCGGCAGTTCTGGACGCCCACCTCAGCAGACAGCACTCTGTGCCTGCCTACCCCTGGGACTGGGGGCATTTGATAAGATTCTGCACACAGACAGGACATGCCCAGCCTTGCCCCTCAGCTCCAAGCACCGGACCCATTCACATTGCTGAGGGCGGCCGAGGCAGGCCCCCTCCAGGCTCAGCTTCCAACCCACAGCCTCCCGGGTCGCCACATTGCCCCTCAGCAGGGCTTAGTCCAGttcctggggtggggggcaggcagTGCCCTGGCACAGTGCCCAGGTCAGGCCCCTGGCCTAGCTGGACATCCAGTAACTCACAGAATAAATAGGAAAACCGCCTCCCCACCAAACTTATGTCCAAGGCATAATATGTCCAGGTCTGAGTCCTGCACGCCGAGGAGTCGTGCTCCATTGCAGAGGACTTTGACACCCCCCAGGGGCGCATAATCGGATCCTCTGCCTGCCTGGCCCACCAAGCTTCCCAAGCCCCAACCCCCAGCAGCCGTCCATTTGCCAGGCTATGCCACCTGGGTGGGGGTCAGGAGAGAGGGCTCTGCTCAGCCAAAGGCTATCCCTTGCACCCAAGTCAGTTGATGTCATCATAGATGCTGGGCGTCGGGGGTGCCGGTGGCTTTGGCTTCTTCTTCTTGTTGGAACCTAGGCCGGAGGCAGTCCCTACCAGGCTCAgatgggatttctttttcttggttttccGTGACTCAGAGCTGTTGGTACCTGTAGAGAAAGAGACACAAGGGATGAGAGTATGGTTATGGCAGGAGAGGTGGCACCCCCATGGCTTTGGGCACAGAGCCCCTAGGGCCCAACTGCATCACGTACCTAGACCCCATCCCTGATTTTCACTCGTCTTGGAGGAGCCTGAATCAGAGGGTGAGAGGTCAGAGGAGCCGTCCCACTGAAGCCGGCTGATCAGGGCCTGGCTGTCAGTCATGTCAAAGCTGTCATTATCCAGGGAGCTCTCGACCTCTGGAAGGACACTGGAAAGGGGATGAGCCAAAGAAGGGCTTTAGAGATAGTGATCATCGCCCTAACTGGTCACAACCCCCCACCCTTCCTGTAGGGCCACTTACGCCGAGGGCCCGAGAAAATAAATCCGTACGGTTCGCCTCTGCTCATCTGTGTGCTGTGGGCAGCGCAGGGACCTGGTGGTGAGGCAAGGCAGGGAGGGTTCTGAGGAACTCAGGTAAAGCCCCTCCCCTCGGCAAGGCAGGAGCCACAGGCACAGACAGGGAAGGGGTGAATGCAGATTCATCCCCAGATTGTGGCCAAAGGCCTCATCAttagaggagggaaggggaagggcaggAGCCCCATTGCTCAAGTCCAGGGGTACTCCCAACCCATGCCCATGGTGAGTGTGCAGGAAGCGCCTGGCCCCCTTTCTAGGTTCTGTGCTCACCTTGTGCACATCTTCTTGGTGTGTTCAGAAATCACCCCACATTGCTGGAAGAGGAATATAAGCTGAAAGGAGGGATGGAAGGAACCTACTCTAGATGTTAGATGTTTCTTTCTGTATAAATGCTAGATAGCACAAGCAGAGATGGCCCAAAGGTGTCCAGAGCAGATGGTCCCAGGACACTATGGGCCGGGAAACCTAATTCCAGACAGAGAGAACGATACGGCCCTGACTGCTAGGTCACCAGCTTCCTCCCAGGCCTTGACCACTGCCTATGGCTCCAGCCCACTCCCAGGGACCTTCTCTCTTGCTGGTCCTCCCTCACCGTGGTTAGCAGGCTGCGAAGCTCCTCCGGCCCCAGGGTCTCATAGCTGATCCCAGTTGAATTGTTATACTGCAGGACAACCAGAGGTACAGGTTAGAGATggggcagagaaaagagaaggacaGGGGTGGAAGTGAGAATCAGTCCCTCTGGTCCCTTTCTAAGTGAGGCTTTAGAACGACCCTGCCGTTTTCCAAGTGATTTCTCTCATCCCATCTGCCAATGGATAAGGGGTGGGACTCAGAAAGAACATAAATATGTAAGATCCAAATAGCTCATCAGTGCCTCTGGCTGTCAGCATTCTGATCCCTACTTGTCCAAATCCCCACCACCTCACAACCAGGACAATGAGAGCAAGCATGAGGGGCGGCCCATACTCACCTTAAAAGGATCCGAATTGCTAAGTTcccctgaagaagaaaaaagaaggggaagggtgTTTGATGCAGAGGTACAGACAGAGAACCCTGAAAATAACCAGAGAGGAAGTGGGGGTGACAGAAGGATCACAGGCCCTCCCTCAATTCCCCTATCCCcgggccccacctccaccccccggCAATGAGTCCCAGAAGACACAGCTAGAAGCATTCCCATTGCTCCGGCTCCACTTaccatttttgtgttttaatgacTTGGATCTTCGAGGGGAATTGGGGTTCTGGAATGGGAGATACCATAGCTTTGGGGAAAGGGTAACGAAAAGGGGGAGCCGAGAAcccagggaaggaaaaaagatttGACAAAGCAGCATCCTCAAATTCCTACTCTTCCTCCCCAGTAGGAGGCCTGTCTACCCAtgtgccctcccccaccccccttccccacccacacTCCCCCGCCCCGGACCCACCAAAGACACCCTCAAGCCCCCAATGACCTCAGCCTTGAGTCATGACACTCGAGGACTCCCTGCCCAAAGGGGAGGGTATCTGTCCTTTACCCATTATTTCCCCAATGCCTGGCCCGGCTCTCACCTTGTCTGACTTTCTCTTCTTGGCTGTGGGAAACAAAAGCATAAAGAGCAGGGTTTCCGTTAAGTTCTCAATCTAAAAGCATCTCAAGAAAACCAtacaacaggctgggcacggtggctcatgcctgtaatcccagcactttgggaggcccaggcgggcagatcacgaggtcagaagatcgagaccatcctggccaatatggtgaaaccccatctctactaaaaatacaaaaattagctgggcatggtagcacgcgactgtaatcccagctactcaggaggctgacacaggagaatcgcttgaacccgggagacggaggttgcagtgagccgagatctcaccactgcaccccagcctgggccacagagcgagaatccatctcaaaaaaaaaaaaaaaaaaaaaaggaaaaggaaatcgCGTAACTACACTCTCTCTTCATCATTCAAGGCAACAATTTGTGACCACTGTATACCCAATTCCTGCTTCCCACCTCATCCCAATGCCCCCCGGGTTTCCCCAGATCCCCAAGCACCTTTCTTCTCCGAGCCATAGGACCAGTCGTTGTCATTGATGTCATCATTATCTTCTTGGTCACTCTCAGACTTATTCATATTGTTGCTATTGGCAATCCTGccaaggggagggaagagaaaggggccaaggggaaggaagagaaaggggtcAAGGTGGTCACCCCGCTCTGCCCCCAACTTCAGAAGCAGGTGGAGCATCTGGGGCCAAGTAAAACCCACCCTCTGTACCTTCCCAATGCCCCCGGGGGACTACACCATGGCACAGGCTGCAGAGAACGGGCAGCTCTGGTTCCCTCACCGGCGGTTGGCGATTCGGCTGCTGTTCCGACCCATTCCCAGGCACTTCTCCAGATGGGGAGCAAAGCGGGAGGCGGCAATGCTGCGACTGCAATTGGGGCAAACACACTCCTTGCTCTTCCACTGGTTGAAAACCTGTCCAAAGATGTCCAAGCCCGGCTGGTCCACGATCTCTGGGGACAGGAGAGGCTGGCGATCAGGGTGGGCAGGACCCTCTCCTCTTGTTCCCACCTGGGGTCCCACGGCCTCTTCAATCCCTCCCCCGGCTCACAGGAGCTCCAGGTGCTACATCTAGCACAGTTTCCAGAGAAGGAAACTCCAGGCAGTCCCAGGGAAGGGCTGGACTGCTGCTCCTTCACCCTGAAGCTCACCAAAATCCTTCATGCTATCAGGGTCCGTGTCGTCCAAGAAGAAGTAGCCACACTTGACAGCCCGGTGTACCTCAAAGCAGAATCCCAAACAAGAATCCTCGACCAGGTCCGCGTATATCTCCTGAGCGATGGCCTGGGCCCCAGGGGAGAACATCTACGGTCACAAGAGTCACAGCCCCCTGGACTCTCACCAACCAAATCTGCTGCCAACTGGCCCCAGCCAAAAATCATGCTTTCTTTGCCATTTTCCCCATCTTGACTTCgtgttctttcttcttcctggatCCTTGGCTTTTTCAGCTGGCTATTCCCTTTAAGGAACAAGGCTGACTACCCAAATTCCTCTTTGGTGTGGATGCCAGATACAGCGACGTAGAGACATCAAGAGAAAGAACTGGAGGCACACGTGGGGGAGCCCTCACCTCTAGTTTGCTGTTATCCAGGCCAGACAAAGACATTTCctccattttcatttgtaaacTCTTGTGGAGACGGCGCTCTGACTGCTCATAGCACAGCGGGCGGCAACACGGCTGCACACACGGGGGTGGGGGTGTTGTTGTGAGTCCAAGGCACCTCTGAATGCGGCCACCTTCCCTCCCCACCTCGCTGCCCAAAGCTCAGTCCTGGCATCAGGGTCTCTCCCTCCCCAAGGCCCAGGCTCCCTAAGTCTGGATGGTCCTTCAAGGCCTGAAACCTAAAGGGGGCCTAGTCTTTCCCAGGCCTGAGCTCAGGCCCTGGACTCCACTGCCAATCAGAGTCTGGGTCTATAGGAGGCAGCAGCTCACCCTAGGTCCCCAAAACTCAAACCCCTCTTTGATACCCATGGTGCAATGCAgcagggggaggagaaggaactCCAAGGCCTCAAAGCAAACCCACAGGGTGTGGCAAAGAACTGCACAGACTCCTAAATACACCCCCCGCCTTCCCTAAAGACTCTCCTCAGAGTCACCTCTGCTTTCAGCCAGGATGTCCACTTGGGGGGGTACTGCTACCAGAAGTAGAAATGGCCCTAGGACCCTACAACCTTCACCCCACTCTGTCTTCCCTTGAAATCAGCCTGCCACTCCACGAGGGGAGCAGAGCCCACAGGAGCCTAGAGCTAAGGGACATTTCTAGCCACCATGAGCAGGAacggcggggggtgggggggaagagCCTGGTAGGGTGGCACGCCAGGAGCGGGCACTCCCCTTACCTGTTCTTCCTTTAAATAACCACCCGCCCTCCCTCAGGACCAGCCCGGAAGTCTCTCCAAGAGCCCCAAAGTCCAGGAACCCCCACCCAAGGATTCAGACACAGAACCCACAACCCAGGGCCCCTCGGAACGGTGGGTACGAGTTTCAGGAGCTGCCGGCCTAGAGTGGGGTGGGGACTGACGAATGAGCCGGGGGCACTGGGAAGGGTAGGAGGCCGGGCCTCGGCTCTTCCCCCGTCCCTGCGGCACTGCTGCTGCATCATACCGACTGGGGGGAGGACAGCCGAGCCGCCGGGGCCGGCGCCGGGCCGGGACAGACCGACCCCCAGAGAGTGGGACGCGTCCCAGCCCCTCTCCTTCCCCGCCCGCCAGCAGCCCCGGCCGGCCGGGGAGAGGAGTCCGGGAGGGTGTCTCTATTGTCCCGGGGGCTGGGGCCTGGCTCCCTAACAAAGGCCCCGCGCCCCCTCCCCGGCCGGCCCTGCCCCGCCCAAGGGGGACCCAGACGGGGGAGAGCCAGGGGCCCCGGCCCGGCCGGGAAGCTGGGGGAAGCCGGGCGTTTCCGCGTCGGCccggggggaggggaaggggcgcTGACCCAGACCTGGGGGGAGGGGGCCCAAGCCCCGCCTTgggccccgccccccgccccccacaggCCCCTCCCCCGTCCCCGTCCCCGTCTCCGTCCCGTACTCACCCCGCCCGGGGGGCCGCGCCGGGGCCCGGCAGCCTCTCAGGGCCGCGTCCTCCGGCGGCGGCGACGGCGGCGGCTGCTCCGGAGCCCCATGTCCGTCGGTCCGTCCTCGCCTCTCCCCGGGGCCCAGGGCCCGGGGCCGGGGGGTCGGGCCGCCCCCCCGCCTGGCCGCCTCACCGGGCGGCCAtggccccttcccctcccttcttgTCCCgtcgccgcctcctcctcctcacctcaCCCCGCCCGCGCGCAGTCCGCGCGCCGTCCGCgcgcccctccccccgccccccactccAGCCCGCCTCTCCCGGGCGGGGGGTGCGGCGCGAGCCCGGAGCGCGCGCGCGTGTGCCGCGAccggaggatggatggatggagcgAGCGTGAACGCGAGCGTGCGCGCGCGcgcccctctccccctccctctgcgCGGGCGCGAGGCCAAGCGCGAGCGCGCTccaacctcctcctcttcctcctcccgcCCCTCCCCAACACCCcgccctccccctcccttcctcttccttctttcgcTTTCGCGCGCCCAGCGACTGCTCGCGCCTGCTAGAAGGGCCCGAGCGCGTGCATCTGCCCCGCGGCCGCAGCTCGGCAGCATTTGCTCCAGGGGGCGGGGAccgggaggggaggaggggcgcCACGCCGCCGTCCAAAGTACCGGCGGACGGGGACGGGGGCGGAGAGATGGGCGGGGCCTTCGCGGACCTCCCCGACCAATCGCAGGGAGGCCTCGGCCCGGGAGGACCAATaagatgggggtgggtggggcgGCGTTCAAGGTGAGGTGCGCGGTGCGCTGGGGGCGGAGACGTTTTGCCGTCCCGGCCGGCTCGGGGGCGGGGGCAGCGGGTGGCGTCGAAAGAGAGCGCCGGCTGCCAGCCGAGCCTGGGACGCCTTCCGGCCCAGGCTCCCCCGCCCTTCCCTCGGGGCTCCCCGCTCTCTCCCCCGCCACCCTCCGCTCCCCCCTTTACCCCGAGGCGTGCAGCCACTTCTGTGAAGAGGCCAGACTTGAAGTGGGGCGCAGTTAGGACCTCGGGGCGGAAAGCCTGTGGAGCCTAAGGGGCTCGCCCGCGCCTCAGTTCTCCCGGTTTCTGGGCGGGTCTCAGCCCACTCCAGGCTTGCGGACCAACAAGCGGCCGAGATGAGGGTCCGCTGCTGAGGTCGGAGGCCGAGCTGCGCCCTTCTGCGCGGAGCGCCCTCCCCGCCCCTCGTCCTAATTTAGATCCCACACCTGCTCGCCTTTCCTGCTTCCGGAACCCACGCTGGACCCCCACCCCTCCAGACAGCCTCCTTGTCACTGGCCAGATCCTTCCCCCGACCCAGTGCTGTTCCCCTGGGTGCAGCGTGTCCCTGTGCTCACGCTCTCAGTCCCTCTTTACCTTAGGAAGGGACAGGCCTTTTCCCAGCCGCGGTGGATGGCTGGATTGGCGCTTTCATCTCGGTTACTCTGTGTGTGGTGTCCT comes from Homo sapiens chromosome 17, GRCh38.p14 Primary Assembly and encodes:
- the ATXN7L3 gene encoding ataxin-7-like protein 3 isoform c (isoform c is encoded by transcript variant 8); this translates as MKMEEMSLSGLDNSKLEMFSPGAQAIAQEIYADLVEDSCLGFCFEVHRAVKCGYFFLDDTDPDSMKDFEIVDQPGLDIFGQVFNQWKSKECVCPNCSRSIAASRFAPHLEKCLGMGRNSSRIANRRIANSNNMNKSESDQEDNDDINDNDWSYGSEKKAKKRKSDKNPNSPRRSKSLKHKNGELSNSDPFKYNNSTGISYETLGPEELRSLLTTQCGVISEHTKKMCTRSLRCPQHTDEQRRTVRIYFLGPSAVLPEVESSLDNDSFDMTDSQALISRLQWDGSSDLSPSDSGSSKTSENQGWGLGTNSSESRKTKKKKSHLSLVGTASGLGSNKKKKPKPPAPPTPSIYDDIN
- the ATXN7L3 gene encoding ataxin-7-like protein 3 isoform d (isoform d is encoded by transcript variant 9) — translated: MKMEEMSLSGLDNSKLEAIAQEIYADLVEDSCLGFCFEVHRAVKCGYFFLDDTDPDSMKDFEIVDQPGLDIFGQVFNQWKSKECVCPNCSRSIAASRFAPHLEKCLGMGRNSSRIANRRIANSNNMNKSESDQEDNDDINDNDWSYGSEKKAKKRKSDKNPNSPRRSKSLKHKNGFSVCTSASNTLPLLFSSSGELSNSDPFKYNNSTGISYETLGPEELRSLLTTQCGVISEHTKKMCTRSLRCPQHTDEQRRTVRIYFLGPSAVLPEVESSLDNDSFDMTDSQALISRLQWDGSSDLSPSDSGSSKTSENQGWGLGTNSSESRKTKKKKSHLSLVGTASGLGSNKKKKPKPPAPPTPSIYDDIN
- the ATXN7L3 gene encoding ataxin-7-like protein 3 isoform b (isoform b is encoded by transcript variant 6) → MKMEEMSLSGLDNSKLEAIAQEIYADLVEDSCLGFCFEVHRAVKCGYFFLDDTDPDSMKDFEIVDQPGLDIFGQVFNQWKSKECVCPNCSRSIAASRFAPHLEKCLGMGRNSSRIANRRIANSNNMNKSESDQEDNDDINDNDWSYGSEKKAKKRKSDKNPNSPRRSKSLKHKNGELSNSDPFKYNNSTGISYETLGPEELRSLLTTQCGVISEHTKKMCTRSLRCPQHTDEQRRTVRIYFLGPSAVLPEVESSLDNDSFDMTDSQALISRLQWDGSSDLSPSDSGSSKTSENQGWGLGTNSSESRKTKKKKSHLSLVGTASGLGSNKKKKPKPPAPPTPSIYDDIN
- the ATXN7L3 gene encoding ataxin-7-like protein 3 isoform a (isoform a is encoded by transcript variant 1) — translated: MKMEEMSLSGLDNSKLEAIAQEIYADLVEDSCLGFCFEVHRAVKCGYFFLDDTDPDSMKDFEIVDQPGLDIFGQVFNQWKSKECVCPNCSRSIAASRFAPHLEKCLGMGRNSSRIANRRIANSNNMNKSESDQEDNDDINDNDWSYGSEKKAKKRKSDKLWYLPFQNPNSPRRSKSLKHKNGELSNSDPFKYNNSTGISYETLGPEELRSLLTTQCGVISEHTKKMCTRSLRCPQHTDEQRRTVRIYFLGPSAVLPEVESSLDNDSFDMTDSQALISRLQWDGSSDLSPSDSGSSKTSENQGWGLGTNSSESRKTKKKKSHLSLVGTASGLGSNKKKKPKPPAPPTPSIYDDIN